The following nucleotide sequence is from Pseudomonas sp. RC10.
TCCAGCTTCGGTCCGCTGGAGCAAGCTGTCAGCAGCAGGGCGAGGAAAAGTACGCAATAAGACTTCATAAAAAGGCAGAACACTGAGGCAAGTAATGCAACAGTGTAACGTAATGCCAGCGCGGCGCCCAAAGTTGCGATAGGCCGAAACTGAACGCGTGCTGTCTCACCCTTGCTCGATGCGATTCCGACCGCTGTCCTTGGCCCGGTACAGGGCCTCGTCTGCCCGTTTGAGCACCAGATCACTGCGTTCACCCGGTTTGAAGAGGGTGACGCCCATCGAGACCGTGATTGTCACCGGCTCGCCTTTGAAGTGAAACGGGCATTGTTCGACGGCTTCTCGCAGTCGCTCCAGCAGCGCCACGCCATCGGGCAACTGAGTGTCAGGAAGCAGCACCACGAACTCTTCACCGCCAAAACGGGCGATGAAATCCGAGGACCGCAAACGCTTCTTCAGCTGTGCGGCGACGATCTTCAACACCTTGTCGCCCGCCAGATGACCGTAGCCGTCGTTGATGCGCTTGAAATGGTCCAGATCGAGAATGCCGAGCAGCAAGTTGGAGCGCCGCTTCTGCAATTGAGCGACTTCGTGCTCCAGGCGCTCATTCCAGGCGGCACGGTTGGGCAACCCTGTCAGCGTATCGATCAGGGCTTTTTGCCGCTGCTCTTCAAGGTGCGCACGGAAGCCAACCGCTTCCTGCTCCATGGTCGCCACGCGGCTGGCGAGGGACTGCAACCGCGATGCGACTTCCTGCTCGCGCTCATCGCGTTGCTGCTGATGCGCGTCCATGGTGCCCAGCAAACCTTCCAGCCGGGTTTCCAGAATCGTTTTCAGGCTGGTGAGATCAGCCGCTTCCTGCACACTGCTCTGCAAATCACCGACATGCTCGCGCAACTGATCACTCATTTCGCGGGAGGCGGTCTGCTGCCCTGCGTGATCGTCGCTGGCCGCTTGCAGATTCGCCTGGAATGACTCCAGACGCTCGTTCAGTTGTTTGAGATAAAGCTCGAATTCGTGCTGGCCGCTGTCGGTGATGGCCAGCATCAGCACGGCAAGGTCATCGAGGATCGGCAGCAGTTCGTACCAGTTCAGCCCATGCTCAAGCCTGACGCGCATGGCTTCGGCCTGGGGCCGGTGGTGCTCGGGCAGGGTCAGATCGTTGAGAAGACCCAGCAATGTCTCTTCAATGTGCGCGGCGACAGAGCTGTAGCTAGGCTCGGGAGAGGACGGCAGCGCATAAGGACCCTCCTCTTCAGTCTCATCGGCCTCTTCATTGGCACGGTCGTCGATCGCTTCCTGAGCGACCTCGTCTTCCACCCTCTCAGCCTCGGCAGCCTCAATGGCTTGTTCTTCGCTGGACGTCTCTTCGCCCGTTTTGTTTTCGTCGCTCAGCGGCCCTTCACTGACGACATCCGCAGGCTCGGGCTCGGCGACCGCAGGCGACTCGACCACTGCCACGGGCGATGGGGCTGCCTCGGCGATAGGAACTTCACTCTCCAGTTGCTCGACCGAACGAGGCTCAGGGGCAGGCTTGACCTCGTGGGACAGGGCCATCGCCACTGTCTCGGGGGCCTCGAGTGGCGCAGCAGCATCGGCGCGCGCGACAGGACGCTCAACCATGGCTGCCAACTCGGCGGGAGGGGCTTCGTTAGTCCACTGCGCCGTTTGCGCGACCGGCGCGGCAGGCACCTCGTCATCGTCGTCATCATTGTGAGTCTTGACCGGCGCAATCGGCTTGGGCGCATCGGCAACGGAGTGATCAGGCAGGTGCGAGACGTCAGTGCCGTCGGCTGCCGAATCACGATTACCGAACAAACGCTGCAAGAAGCCTGGCCGGCTCGCGCCTTCCGGGTGTTCGACCTGCGACAATGCCTGGCCTTGCAAACCGCTGAGCTCACTCAGCAGCAACGGCAACTCACGGGCTTGATTGACGCGGTCTTCGAGGTTCTTGGCAAAGCGTTTGAGTGGTTTGGCGACTTCCCGAGGCAGAGGCAAAGACTGCAATTGAGTGACCAGCGAAGTCAGCGCCGTGCCCATTTGCTCGATACGCTGTTCGCGGCGCTGTTCGGAATCCAGCACCGCCTTTTCGAGCCGTGGAATCAGTGCCGCCAATCCGGCGTCCATGTCGTCTCTGCGCACGATTTCGCGCATTTCTTTCATGCACTGATCGACTGCCTTGTCAGCGCCTTCTGCCGCCAGGCTGCTGCGCACGAGACCGCGCCGCAGCAGGTCGAGACGGGCATTCCAGCGCTTTTCGAGCTTGTCCTGTTGCTCGATGCTCTTGAGGTATTTTTCTTTCCAGCGTTGGGCTTCGTCGCTCATTCCGAGGGCTCACGGGGAGATGTGCTTGTTATCGGCAGGGAGTCACCGATTAATGAGGCCGGCAAGCGAATCTCCACCGCAACCGGCAGATGATCGGAAATGGGCTGAGCCAGCACCTGCACTTTTTCAAGCGTCAGGGTCGGGCTGAGAAGAATGTGGTCCAGACAGCGCTGCGGGCGCCAGCTGGGAAATGTGGCTTCGATCTGAGGCGCAAGCAGGCCCAGATCGCGCAGGGGGGAGGTTTCCAAAAGGTCCGCTGCGTGGGTGTTCATATCACCCATCAGCACCTGATGCTTGTAGCCACCGATCAGCTCGCGGATGTACGCCAGTTGCCGGGTTCGGGTGCGCGCCCCGAGTGCGAGGTGCATGACGACCACGACCAACGCGTCTTCACCTTCACCGAAGCGGACCAGAATCGCGCCGCGACCCGAGGGGCCGGGCAACGGATGATCTTCAATGTCCCAAGGGCGCAGACGACTCAGCACGCCATTGCTGTGCTGGGCGAAACGTCCCAGGTTGCGATTGAGCTGCTGATGCCAGTACGGGAATGATCCGAACTGGGCAAGGTGCTCGACTTGATTGACGTAGCCCGACCTCAGGCTGCCGCCGTCGACTTCCTGCAACGCGACCAGATCATAGTCGTTCAGCAGGTTGCCGATCTTTTGCAGGTTGCCAGCCCGACCGGTGTGGGGCAGCAAATGCTGCCAGCCACGGGTCAGGTAATGCCGATAGCGCTCGGTACTGATGCCCACCTGAATGTTGAAGCTGAGCAACCGGAGCCGGCCATCGGCAGGCAATCCGGTTTCTTGCAGGTGTCGCTCGTTGACCTTGGGGATATGCCGGGCAACGGTGCGTTCAGTACCCCAGCGCGTCATGATCGGCGCTTACTTGGCAAGCGTTGCGCGTTCTTTGGCGATCAACTGATCGGCCACATCCAGCGCTTGCTCAGCACCACCGGCCGTGCCCAGGTCGAAACGGTATTTGCCGTTGACGATCATGGTAGGGACGCCAGTGATTTCATACTTCTTGGCCAAGTCCTTGTATTGGGCGATCTTGCCCTTCACCGCGAACGAGTTGTAGGTTTCGAGGAATTTCTGCTTATCGACACCTTGAGTGGCGACGAAGTCAGCCATGTCGTTCGGGTCGGTCAAACGCTTGCCGCCTTTCTGGATGGCATCGAACACGGCGGTGTGAATCTTGTGCTCTACACCCATGGTGTCCAGGGTGATGAACAGTTGGCCGTGGGCATCCCATGGGCCGCCGAACATCGCCGGGATGCGGATGAAGTGAACGTCAGCCGGGAGTTTTTCAACCCATGGATTGATGGTCGGCTCGAACGCGTAGCAGTGTGGGCAGCCATACCAGAACATTTCAACGACTTCGATCTTGCCTGGCTCGGCGACCGGAACGGCGCTGCTCAGCTGGACATATTGTTTGCCAGCTTCGATCGGCTCTGCCGCTTGAGCGGTCAGACCGAACAGACTGGTGAACACCAGAGCGGCGCTGAGAATCAGATTACGCATGCTTAACTCCTGGGCATGAAAAGTCACCACGATGGCCGCAGTTGGACCGGGCGGGGTGATGTGAGTTCGCAAGTGTAACGCTTGCGCGCACAAAAAAGGGCAGCCGTTCGCTACCCTTTTTAGCCCGTCTGCACGATAAACGCGAACGACGTTTTCCGGCCGTCGAATGGCCCTGAATCAAGGCTTTAGCGTTAATCCAGACTTAATGAAGACCCTGTATGTAGGCCGCCAACGCGTCGATATCCTTGTTGCTCAGTTTGGATGCAATGGTGCGCATGACCATGGTGTCGCCATCGTTCGTGCGGTCACCTTCGCGGAAGGCCGTCAGCTGCTTTTTCACGTAGTCCGCATGTTGCCCACCCAGATGCGGAAAGCCTGCCGCCGCATTACCAGCGCCGTTGGGTGAATGACAACCGGTACACGCGGGCATTCCCTGATCAATCTTGCCGCCGCGAAACAGTGCTTCGCCCCGCGCCACCAGGTTGGCGTCCGCCGCGCCGACGCTGCCTTTCTGGCCGGAGAAATAAGCGGCGATGTCCGCCAGGTCCTGATCATTGAGGGCGTTCAGCATCCCGGTCATTTCGAGCACGGTGCGCTTGCCGTCTTTTATTTCGTGCAGTTGTTTAAGCAGATAGCGCTGGCCCTGTCCGGCCAGTTTCGGAAAATTGGGAGCCATGCTGTTACCATCCGGGCCATGACAGGCACCACACACAGCGGTTTTCGCCTGGCCAGCGGCGGGGTCTCCCACGACCACATCAGCGGCTCGCGCTGCGCCGGTAATGCCCAGCAGCAGGAGCAGACTCACCAATAGCTTGTTCATCGGCTGATCCAACTCATTTTTGTTGTTGATGTAAGGTTAGTCCGACTTCTGCGAACTTCACCCTGTGGACGGGACAAGCACACACAAAATCTGCGGCAATATATACTTGCGCCCATCGAACGGAAAATGACACACGTTGCCGCACCCTCGCCGCAACGCCTCACCGGATATCCCATGCAACTCAAGAACCCGATCCTCGGCCTGTGCCAACAAGCCAAGTTCATGCTCAGCGCCGCCAAAGTCGACCAATGCCCCGATGACGAAGGTTTCGAAGTGGCCTTCGCCGGTCGCTCCAACGCCGGTAAATCCAGCGCGCTGAACACCCTGACCCACGCCAGCCTGGCCCGCACCTCGAAAACGCCCGGTCGTACGCAACTGCTGAACTTCTTCAGTCTGGACGACGATCGCCGCCTGGTCGACTTGCCGGGTTACGGTTACGCGAAAGTGCCGATTCCGCTCAAGCAACACTGGCAACGTCACCTGGAAGCGTATCTGGGCAGTCGGGAAAGCTTGAAAGGTCTGATCCTGATGATGGACATCCGCCACCCGATGACGGATTTCGACCTGTTGATGCTCGACTGGGCCATCGCCAGCGGCATGCCGATGCACATTCTGCTGACCAAGGCCGACAAGCTGACTTTCGGCGCGGCGAAGAACACGCTGCTCAAAGTACAGTCGGAAATCCGCAAGGGCTGGGGTGATGCCGTGACCATTCAGCTGTTCTCCGCGCCCAAGCGCATGGGACTGGAAGAGGCCTACACCGTCCTGGCCGACTGGATGGAACTGGAAGACAAAGCGCCTGCGGCCTGAATCGCAGGCAAAAAAAACCCCGGACTTCATATGGGGAGGGGAAGTTCGGGGTCTAAGTCCAGACCTTTAGGGAAAAGTCCGGATATCTGCCAACACTTAACACAACATAGGAGCATGAATGGCTACGTCAGCCATTCGCAACCTCTGACCGGGGTATGGACGAAGAAGTTCAAAAACCGGGGAAATTTAATGTTGGCAGCGCAGGTAGAAGGCAAGACTCAGTGCACCCAGTCCTCGTAGGACAACTGCGCAACCCGGCTGAACTCTCTCACATTGTTGGTAACAAGCACGCACCCCTTGGCGATGGCATGCCCGGCGATGGCGGTGTCGTTTCCACCGATGACAAGACCCGCTTCGGTCAATTGGCGCTTGACCTCGATGGTGGCATCAACGGCATGCCTGTCCCACGGCAAAACCTCGTCCAGACGCTTCACGAACTCGTCGACCAGCGTTTTATGCCTGGGCGACGCTTTTTTGCCGATCTGCCCGTAGCGCATCTCGGCGTAGGTGATTGCAGAGATCACGATCCGGTTGCTACGTGAGACTTCCGCAGCCAGGCGTCGCAAGACTGACTCGGGACGCTCGCGCATGATGAAGGAACAGATGCAGGTATCGAGCATGTACACCGTCACAGCTCGAACCTGCCTTCGTCATCGACAACCACCGGGCGTTCTTGCAGGAAATCGTCGTCGGCAACCGGCAAGTCGGCCAGCGAAAGCCAGCTTGAGCGAACCGGGCGCAGCGTGATGGTATCGCCCTCGCGGGTGATCTCCAGCTCACCGACACCTTCGTAAGCCATATCGGTGGGAAAGCGGATTGCCTGATTCTTGCCGTTTTTGAAAATTGAAACCGTGCGCATGATCTGTCCCCTGCATATGCCTGACCTATGCAATATAAGCACGCCGTCAGACCTATGCAAGACCTATGTCTGGCGTGAGATCAATGCGCCTCATCCCAGTTGTTGCCCACGCCCACTTCTACCAACAACGGCACGTCCAGCTTCGCAGCACCGCTCATGTGCACGCGGATGTCCTGGCTGATCTGCTCGACCAGATCCTCGCGCACTTCCAGCACCAATTCGTCGTGAACCTGCAGGATGACCCGTGCATCCAGCTCTGACGACTCCAGCCAGCCATTCACCGCGACCATGGCGCGTTTGATGATGTCCGCCGCCGTGCCTTGCATCGGTGCGTTGATCGCCATGCGCTCGGCGCCTTTGCGCAGGGCCTGGTTTTTCGCGTTGATATCCGGCAGGTACAGGCGACGACCGAAGATGGTCTCGACGAAACCCTGCTCGGCGGCCTGGGTACGAGTGCGCTCCATGTAGTCGAGTACGCCCGGGTAGCGCGCGAAGTAACGGTCGACGTACGCCTGGGATTGCTTACGATCCACGCCGATCTGCTTGGCCAGGCCAAATGCACTCATGCCGTAAATCAGGCCGAAGTTGATCGCCTTGGCACTGCGGCGCATGTCGTTGGTGACATCGGCCAGTTCAACGCCAAACACTTCACCGGCCGTGGCGCGGTGCACGTCCAGATCGTTGCGGAAGGCGTGCAGCAGGCCTTCGTCTTTCGCCAGATGCGCCATGATCCGCAGCTCGATCTGCGAATAGTCCGCCGCCAGCAGCTTGTAGCCTTTGGGCGCGACGAACGCCTGACGAATCCGGCGGCCTTCGGCAGTGCGGATCGGGATGTTTTGCAGGTTCGGATCGCTGGACGACAGACGCCCGGTCACCGCCACTGCCTGATGATAAGAAGTGTGGACCCGGCCGGTGCGCGGGTTGATCTGCTCCGGCAGCCGGTCTGTGTAGGTGCTTTTCAACTTGCTCATCGAGCGGTACTGCATCAGCACCTTGGGCAGCGGGAATTCCTGCTCGGCCAGTTCTGCCAACACCGCTTCTGCTGTTGAGGGCTGGCCGGTGGCGGTCTTGCTGATGATCGGCATGCCGAGTTTTTCGTAAAGAATCACCCCCAGTTGCTTTGGCGAGCCGAGGTTGAATTCTTCGCCCGCGATGGCAAACGCCTCACGCTCCAGCTCGGTCATCTTGTTGCCGAGCTCGACGCTCTGAATCCCCAGCAGCTTGGCATCGACATACGCGCCCTGACGCTCGATACGCGCCAATACCGGCATCAGGGGCATCTCGATGTCGTTCAGTACCGGCGCCAGACTTGGCGTCTTCGCCAGCTTCTCTTGCAAGACTTCGTGCAGGCGCAGGGTCAGGTCCACTTCTTCAGCGGCGTAGATGCCTGCCTGCTCCAAGGCAATCTGGTCGAAACTCAGCTGCTTGACGCCTTTGCCCGCGATGTCCTGGAAATTGACCGGCGTGTGGTCCAGGTATTTCGCAACCAGGCTGTCGCGGTCGTGGCGGGTGGCGGTCGAGTCCAGCACGTAGGATTCGAGCATGGTGTCGAATTTCACGCCCTGCACGTCAATGCCTTGGGCCTGATCACCACCAATGGCGCAGTTTGCCAGCAGGTTGATCGCGAATTTGGCGTGCTGACCAACTTTGACCTTGCTCGCGTCTTCGAGCATCGGCTTGACGGCGTTGAGCACCGCGTCGCGATCCAGCTGCTGCGGCACGCCCATGTAGGAGTGGGTCAGCGGGATGTAGCAGGCTTCGTGGGTCTTGATGGCGAACGACAGGCCGACGATCTGTGCGCGCTGGGCGTCGGAGCCGTTGCTCTGCACGACAAAGGCGAACAGCTTGGCGGCCTTGAGCTTTTTCAGCCAGTCGTCGAACTGGGTCTGCTCCAGAATCAGTTCGTATTGGGCTTCGATGACGGGGGCAGGCTCTTCAGGCGTGGCGATTTCCGTGCCTTCCTGCTTGGCGTCCCGTTGCAGGTCATTGATCCAGCTCTTGAACTCCAGCTCGGTGTACAGCGCCAGCAGCGCCTCTCGATCCGGCTCGCCGCAGTGCAGGGCATCCAGTTCGATGTCCAGCGGCACATCGATCTTGATGGTCGCCAGTTGATAGGACAGAAAGGCCATCTCCTTGTGCTCTTCGAGTTTGGCAGGCAAAGACTTCGCGCCGCGAATCGCCAGCGTCGGCACCTTGTCGAGATTCTCGTAAAGCTCTTTGAGGCCGCCGTTGATACCCACCAGCAGGCCAGCGGCGGTCTTTTCGCCTACGCCGGGAACGCCGGGAATATTGTCGACTTTGTCGCCCATCAAGGCTAGATAGTCGATGATGTGCTCAGGACCGACGCCAAATTTCTCCTTCACGCCAGCCACGTCCAGCACGCTACCGGTCATGGTGTTGACCAGCGTAATGTGCCCGTCCACCAGCTGCGCCATGTCCTTGTCGCCGGTTGAAATGATCACAGGTCGGTCAGCCGCCGCACTGCTGCGCGCGAGCGTGCCGATCACGTCGTCAGCTTCGACGCCTTCGACGCACAGCAGTGGATAGCCCAAGCCACGCACGCAGTTGTGCAGGAAGTCGATTTGCACGCGCATATCATCAGGCATGCTCGGACGATTCGCCTTGTATTCGGCAAACATCTCGTCACGGAACGTGCCGCCTTTGGCGTCGAAAACCACGGCAAACGGGCTTTCTGGATACTGTTTGCGCAGGCTCTTGAGCATGTTCAGCACGCCCTTGACCGCACCGGTGGGCAGGCCTTTGGACGTGGTGAGTGGCGGCAGCGCATGGAAGGCGCGGTACAGGTAAGAAGAACCGTCCACCAGGACGAGAGGCGCTTGACTCATGTGAGGGATCAACCTTTTCGGCGGGGTCGGCGCTAGAATGCGAGGACCGTTGACGACAAAGGAGCAAGGTTATCATGCGTACACAAATTCGCTTGTTACTGGTCGCTCTCCTGGTTGCCTGTCCGCTGATCGCGGTGGCGGCCGAAGACGAGGCTCCGTCGGCCGAACCTGACGTCACGATCCAGAAAGATGGCGACAATTTCGTTCAGGAATACAAGGCAAACGGCTTCGTCTACGCGGTGAAAATTACGCCGAAACATGGCAAGCCGTATTATCTGGTGCGCGCCGACGGTACGAGTGGTCAATTCATTCGTTCGGATCAACCGGACATGCTGATTCCCCAATGGGTATTATTCAGCTGGTAACGCCCTACATTCACTTTTTGCTGGCAGTGTTCATATGTCCGTTTTTACCCCCCTGGCTCGGCCCGAGCTGGAAGCTTTTCTCGCCCCGTACGGGCTCGGCCAACTGCGTGATTTCCAGGGCATTGCCGCCGGAAGTGAAAACACCAACTTCTTTATCAGCATGGAACAGGGCGAGTTCGTGCTCACGCTGGTCGAGCGCGGCCCGGTGCAGGAGATGCCGTTTTTCATCGAACTGCTGGACGTGCTGCATGACGCCGACCTGCCGGTGCCTTACGCCCTGCGCACCACCGACGGTCAGGCACTGCGTGAGCTGAAAGGCAAACCGGCCCTGCTGCAACCACGGCTCTCGGGCAAACACCCGACCGATCCGAACACCCAGCATTGCGTGCAGATCGGCGAGCTGTTGGCACACATGCATCTGGCGACCCGCGAGAAGACCATTGAGCGCCGCACCGATCGCGGCCTGGACTGGATGCTGAAAGAGGGTGGCAACTTCATCTCGCACCTGAATGAAGCCGAAGGCGCGCTACTGAAAGCGTCAGTGGAAGAAATCGCCCGCGAACAGGCGAAGATCATGGCCCTTCCAC
It contains:
- a CDS encoding diguanylate cyclase encodes the protein MSDEAQRWKEKYLKSIEQQDKLEKRWNARLDLLRRGLVRSSLAAEGADKAVDQCMKEMREIVRRDDMDAGLAALIPRLEKAVLDSEQRREQRIEQMGTALTSLVTQLQSLPLPREVAKPLKRFAKNLEDRVNQARELPLLLSELSGLQGQALSQVEHPEGASRPGFLQRLFGNRDSAADGTDVSHLPDHSVADAPKPIAPVKTHNDDDDDEVPAAPVAQTAQWTNEAPPAELAAMVERPVARADAAAPLEAPETVAMALSHEVKPAPEPRSVEQLESEVPIAEAAPSPVAVVESPAVAEPEPADVVSEGPLSDENKTGEETSSEEQAIEAAEAERVEDEVAQEAIDDRANEEADETEEEGPYALPSSPEPSYSSVAAHIEETLLGLLNDLTLPEHHRPQAEAMRVRLEHGLNWYELLPILDDLAVLMLAITDSGQHEFELYLKQLNERLESFQANLQAASDDHAGQQTASREMSDQLREHVGDLQSSVQEAADLTSLKTILETRLEGLLGTMDAHQQQRDEREQEVASRLQSLASRVATMEQEAVGFRAHLEEQRQKALIDTLTGLPNRAAWNERLEHEVAQLQKRRSNLLLGILDLDHFKRINDGYGHLAGDKVLKIVAAQLKKRLRSSDFIARFGGEEFVVLLPDTQLPDGVALLERLREAVEQCPFHFKGEPVTITVSMGVTLFKPGERSDLVLKRADEALYRAKDSGRNRIEQG
- a CDS encoding endonuclease/exonuclease/phosphatase family protein, with amino-acid sequence MTRWGTERTVARHIPKVNERHLQETGLPADGRLRLLSFNIQVGISTERYRHYLTRGWQHLLPHTGRAGNLQKIGNLLNDYDLVALQEVDGGSLRSGYVNQVEHLAQFGSFPYWHQQLNRNLGRFAQHSNGVLSRLRPWDIEDHPLPGPSGRGAILVRFGEGEDALVVVVMHLALGARTRTRQLAYIRELIGGYKHQVLMGDMNTHAADLLETSPLRDLGLLAPQIEATFPSWRPQRCLDHILLSPTLTLEKVQVLAQPISDHLPVAVEIRLPASLIGDSLPITSTSPREPSE
- a CDS encoding thiol:disulfide interchange protein DsbA/DsbL; the protein is MRNLILSAALVFTSLFGLTAQAAEPIEAGKQYVQLSSAVPVAEPGKIEVVEMFWYGCPHCYAFEPTINPWVEKLPADVHFIRIPAMFGGPWDAHGQLFITLDTMGVEHKIHTAVFDAIQKGGKRLTDPNDMADFVATQGVDKQKFLETYNSFAVKGKIAQYKDLAKKYEITGVPTMIVNGKYRFDLGTAGGAEQALDVADQLIAKERATLAK
- a CDS encoding c-type cytochrome: MNKLLVSLLLLLGITGAARAADVVVGDPAAGQAKTAVCGACHGPDGNSMAPNFPKLAGQGQRYLLKQLHEIKDGKRTVLEMTGMLNALNDQDLADIAAYFSGQKGSVGAADANLVARGEALFRGGKIDQGMPACTGCHSPNGAGNAAAGFPHLGGQHADYVKKQLTAFREGDRTNDGDTMVMRTIASKLSNKDIDALAAYIQGLH
- the yihA gene encoding ribosome biogenesis GTP-binding protein YihA/YsxC translates to MQLKNPILGLCQQAKFMLSAAKVDQCPDDEGFEVAFAGRSNAGKSSALNTLTHASLARTSKTPGRTQLLNFFSLDDDRRLVDLPGYGYAKVPIPLKQHWQRHLEAYLGSRESLKGLILMMDIRHPMTDFDLLMLDWAIASGMPMHILLTKADKLTFGAAKNTLLKVQSEIRKGWGDAVTIQLFSAPKRMGLEEAYTVLADWMELEDKAPAA
- a CDS encoding type II toxin-antitoxin system VapC family toxin, yielding MTVYMLDTCICSFIMRERPESVLRRLAAEVSRSNRIVISAITYAEMRYGQIGKKASPRHKTLVDEFVKRLDEVLPWDRHAVDATIEVKRQLTEAGLVIGGNDTAIAGHAIAKGCVLVTNNVREFSRVAQLSYEDWVH
- the vapB gene encoding type II toxin-antitoxin system VapB family antitoxin, producing the protein MRTVSIFKNGKNQAIRFPTDMAYEGVGELEITREGDTITLRPVRSSWLSLADLPVADDDFLQERPVVVDDEGRFEL
- the polA gene encoding DNA polymerase I yields the protein MSQAPLVLVDGSSYLYRAFHALPPLTTSKGLPTGAVKGVLNMLKSLRKQYPESPFAVVFDAKGGTFRDEMFAEYKANRPSMPDDMRVQIDFLHNCVRGLGYPLLCVEGVEADDVIGTLARSSAAADRPVIISTGDKDMAQLVDGHITLVNTMTGSVLDVAGVKEKFGVGPEHIIDYLALMGDKVDNIPGVPGVGEKTAAGLLVGINGGLKELYENLDKVPTLAIRGAKSLPAKLEEHKEMAFLSYQLATIKIDVPLDIELDALHCGEPDREALLALYTELEFKSWINDLQRDAKQEGTEIATPEEPAPVIEAQYELILEQTQFDDWLKKLKAAKLFAFVVQSNGSDAQRAQIVGLSFAIKTHEACYIPLTHSYMGVPQQLDRDAVLNAVKPMLEDASKVKVGQHAKFAINLLANCAIGGDQAQGIDVQGVKFDTMLESYVLDSTATRHDRDSLVAKYLDHTPVNFQDIAGKGVKQLSFDQIALEQAGIYAAEEVDLTLRLHEVLQEKLAKTPSLAPVLNDIEMPLMPVLARIERQGAYVDAKLLGIQSVELGNKMTELEREAFAIAGEEFNLGSPKQLGVILYEKLGMPIISKTATGQPSTAEAVLAELAEQEFPLPKVLMQYRSMSKLKSTYTDRLPEQINPRTGRVHTSYHQAVAVTGRLSSSDPNLQNIPIRTAEGRRIRQAFVAPKGYKLLAADYSQIELRIMAHLAKDEGLLHAFRNDLDVHRATAGEVFGVELADVTNDMRRSAKAINFGLIYGMSAFGLAKQIGVDRKQSQAYVDRYFARYPGVLDYMERTRTQAAEQGFVETIFGRRLYLPDINAKNQALRKGAERMAINAPMQGTAADIIKRAMVAVNGWLESSELDARVILQVHDELVLEVREDLVEQISQDIRVHMSGAAKLDVPLLVEVGVGNNWDEAH
- a CDS encoding DUF2782 domain-containing protein yields the protein MRTQIRLLLVALLVACPLIAVAAEDEAPSAEPDVTIQKDGDNFVQEYKANGFVYAVKITPKHGKPYYLVRADGTSGQFIRSDQPDMLIPQWVLFSW
- a CDS encoding homoserine kinase, with the protein product MSVFTPLARPELEAFLAPYGLGQLRDFQGIAAGSENTNFFISMEQGEFVLTLVERGPVQEMPFFIELLDVLHDADLPVPYALRTTDGQALRELKGKPALLQPRLSGKHPTDPNTQHCVQIGELLAHMHLATREKTIERRTDRGLDWMLKEGGNFISHLNEAEGALLKASVEEIAREQAKIMALPRANVHADLFRDNTLFEGTHLTGVIDFYNACSAPMLYDVAIAVNDWCSFEDGKIDAPRARALLGAYAALRPFTAAEAELWSTMLRVGCVRFWLSRLIAAESFAGQDVLIHDPGEFRKRLEQRQVTHIPLPFAL